The following are from one region of the Nicotiana tomentosiformis chromosome 7, ASM39032v3, whole genome shotgun sequence genome:
- the LOC104113878 gene encoding tryptophan decarboxylase TDC1-like, with amino-acid sequence MGSLDSNNSAQNQSNIANFNPLDPEEFRTQAHQMVDFIADYYKNIENFPVLSQVEPGYLRNRLPETAPYRPESFDTIMKDIQNHIIPGMTHWLSPNFFAFFPATVSSAAFVGEMLCTCFNSVGFNWLASPAVTELEMVVMDWLANMLKLPKSFMFSGTGGGVLQGTTSEAILCTLIAARDQKLETLGVHNIGKLVVYGSDQTHSTYTKACKLAGIFPCNIRAIPTSVESNFSLSPVVLRRVIEADVAAGLVPLFLCATVGTTSTTAVDPISQLAEVANEYKIWLHVDAAYGGSACICPEFRHYLDGIERADSLSLSPHKWLLSYLDCCCMWVREPNVLVKALSTNPEYLRNKRSEYDSVVDYKDWQIGTGRRFKSLRLWLVMRSYGIVNLQSHIRSDVRMAKMFEGFIKSDPGFEIVVPRRFSLVCFRFNPVKGYEPAYIELLNKKLLDSINSTGRVYLTHTIAGGIYMLRFAVGATLTEDRHVIAAWKLIKESADALLRRSYYYTTV; translated from the coding sequence ATGGGAAGTCTTGATTCAAATAATAGCGCTCAAAACCAATCAAACATAGCAAATTTCAACCCACTTGACCCTGAAGAATTCCGTACCCAAGCCCATCAAATGGTGGACTTCATTGCTGATTATTACAAGAACATTGAAAACTTCCCGGTTCTAAGCCAAGTCGAACCGGGTTACCTCCGTAACCGTTTACCCGAAACTGCCCCATATCGCCCCGAATCATTTGACACCATTATGAAAGATATTCAAAACCATATTATCCCTGGTATGACCCACTGGTTAAGCCCTAATTTCTTTGCATTTTTTCCAGCCACCGTTAGCTCCGCCGCTTTCGTCGGAGAAATGCTGTGCACTTGTTTCAACTCCGTCGGATTTAACTGGCTCGCGTCACCGGCCGTAACGGAGCTAGAAATGGTAGTCATGGACTGGCTCGCAAATATGCTAAAACTACCAAAATCCTTCATGTTCTCCGGCACTGGTGGTGGTGTACTTCAAGGTACAACCAGTGAAGCTATCCTCTGTACACTAATCGCCGCTCGTGACCAAAAGCTCGAAACCCTAGGTGTTCATAATATTGGAAAGCTCGTTGTTTACGGCTCTGATCAAACGCACTCTACGTATACCAAGGCTTGCAAGCTGGCTGGTATTTTCCCATGCAATATTAGGGCTATACCTACTTCTGTTGAAAGTAATTTCTCTTTATCTCCGGTGGTCCTACGTAGAGTTATTGAAGCTGACGTGGCTGCTGGATTGGTCCCACTTTTCCTCTGTGCTACCGTAGGGACCACTTCAACTACAGCCGTTGACCCTATTAGTCAACTAGCTGAGGTggctaatgagtacaaaatttgGCTCCACGTGGATGCTGCTTATGGAGGTAGTGCATGCATATGTCCAGAGTTTAGACATTATCTTGATGGAATCGAACGAGCTGACTCGTTAAGTCTTAGTCCACATAAATGGTTACTAAGTTACTTAGATTGTTGTTGCATGTGGGTTAGAGAACCAAATGTGTTAGTAAAGGCGTTAAGTACTAATCCTGAATATTTGAGGAATAAACGGTCTGAATATGACTCAGTTGTAGATTACAAGGACTGGCAAATCGGTACAGGTCGAAGGTTCAAATCGCTTCGATTATGGCTTGTTATGCGTAGTTATGGCATAGTCAATCTTCAAAGTCATATTAGGTCCGATGTTCGAATGGCGAAGATGTTTGAAGGGTTTATTAAGTCCGATCCAGGGTTTGAGATTGTTGTGCCACGGCGGTTTTCGCTCGTGTGCTTCCGGTTCAACCCGGTCAAAGGATATGAACCGGCATATATCGAACTTTTAAACAAGAAGCTGCTTGATTCTATCAACTCAACCGGGCGAGTTTACTTGACACACACAATAGCAGGCGGAATTTATATGCTTAGGTTTGCAGTAGGTGCCACGCTTACA